A section of the Schistosoma haematobium chromosome ZW, whole genome shotgun sequence genome encodes:
- the SKIV2L2_1 gene encoding Exosome RNA helicase MTR4 (EggNog:ENOG410V4PU~COG:A) has protein sequence MSAFGLDLDELTSAFDHKKPSSETLVDTGSTQPGDFEEKKRKAEASLKPLLKEVEEDSTDDSPKRSKLSVGDTLEFNAPRIQIHKISSPETCTHEVAVPPDIEYKPIIKDCGFPAKTFPFTLDAFQQQAIICIDNNQSVLLSAHTSAGKTVVAEYAIATALREKQRVIYTTPIKALSNQKYREFFEAFPEVGLLTGDATINPSASVLIMTTEILQSMLYKGASMVREVGWVIFDEIHYMRDPERGVVWEETIVLLPDNVRYVFLSATIPNARQFAEWIAHLHHQPCHVVSSDCRPVPLRHYLYPVGSEGLFLVLDEGKYLEQNFERAMRSFLSDESSNKRQKSQVDYNKRSENNVIQIVRLVKHRSLEPIIVFSFSKKECEIYALQLAKFDFTTDAEKKVVDEVFRNAIDGLSPEDRALPQVESVLPLLKRGIGIHHGGLLPLLKETIEILFSENLIKCLFATETFAMGLNMPARTVLFTSARKYDGQSYRWMKIFSYIHNVYFV, from the exons AGCAGAAGCTTCACTCAAACCCTTATTAAAAGAAGTAGAGGAAGATTCTACAGATGATTCTCCCAAACGTTCAAAACTATCTGTTGGTGATACTCTAGAATTTAATGCTCCCAGAATACAAATACATAAAATCAGTTCACCTGAAACATGTACACACGAG GTGGCTGTTCCCCCTGATATTGAATACAAGCCAATTATTAAAGATTGTGGATTTCCAGCGAAAACTTTTCCCTTCACGCTTGATGCATTTCAGCAACAAGCAATCATATGTATTGATAATAATCAGTCGGTGCTATTATCGGCTCATACGTCAGCTGGTAAAACTGTTGTTGCTGA ATATGCAATCGCAACAGCATTACGGGAAAAACAACGTGTAATTTATACTACTCCTATTAAAGCACTTAGCAATCAGAAGTACAGAGAATTCTTCGAAGCCTTCCCGGAAGTAGGATTACTTACAGGTGATGCTACAATCAATCCCAGCGCTAGTGTACTCATCATGACCACAGAAATCCTTCAATCCATGTTGTATAA AGGTGCTTCAATGGTGCGAGAGGTCGGTTGGGTTATATTTGACGAAATTCATTATATGCGTGACCCTGAACGTGGAGTGGTTTGGGAAGAAACTATAGTGCTTTTACCTGATAATGTTCGTTATGTGTTTCTTAGTGCTACTATTCCAAATGCTCGCCAGTTTGCTGAATGGATAGCTCACCTTCACCATCAACCATGTCACGTTGTTTCATCTGACTGCCGTCCTGTACCACTACGTCATTATCTATATCCTGTGGGTAGTGAGGGTTTGTTTCTCGTATTGGATGAG GGTAAATATTTGGAGCAAAATTTTGAACGAGCTATGCGCTCGTTCCTTTCGGATGAATCATCAAATAAAAGACAAAAGTCACAAGTTGATTACAATAAAC GTTCTGAAAATAATGTCATTCAAATTGTTCGTTTGGTCAAACATCGCAGTTTGGAACCCATAATTGTATTTAGTTTCAGTAAAAAGGAGTGTGAAATCTATGCACTCCAATTAGCCAAATTCGATTTCACTACTG ATGCAGAGAAAAAAGTCGTTGATGAAGTATTCCGCAATGCAATCGATGGTCTTTCACCTGAAGATCGCGCATTACCACAAGTTGAGAGTGTCTTACCATTGCTTAAGCGTGGTATTGGTATACATCATGGTGGTCTTTTGCCTTTATTAAAGGAAACTatagaaatattattttctgAGAATTTAATTAAA tgtttatttgCTACAGAAACATTTGCCATGGGTTTAAATATGCCCGCTAGAACGGTCCTATTCACCTCGGCTCGTAAATATGATGGACAGTCTTATCGTTGG ATGAAAATTTTTTCGTATATCCATAACGTGTATTTTGTATAA